A DNA window from Staphylococcus warneri contains the following coding sequences:
- a CDS encoding PadR family transcriptional regulator, with translation MNTQFKKGALELIVLLIIKREDQYGYSLVQNISRYMTIAEGTVYPLLRRLVKNGELSTYYQPSTEGPARKYYRLTDQGQERLALLKEEWQMFSNAVNTFVEESERNE, from the coding sequence ATGAACACACAGTTTAAAAAGGGTGCATTAGAACTGATAGTCTTACTTATCATCAAACGAGAAGATCAGTACGGTTATTCTTTAGTACAAAATATTTCTCGCTATATGACGATTGCAGAAGGTACTGTCTATCCTTTGTTACGAAGATTGGTAAAGAACGGAGAACTATCGACGTATTATCAACCATCAACCGAAGGACCAGCGAGAAAATATTATCGGCTTACTGATCAAGGGCAAGAAAGATTAGCATTATTGAAAGAAGAATGGCAAATGTTTTCAAATGCAGTTAATACCTTTGTAGAGGAGAGTGAACGCAATGAATAA
- a CDS encoding HAAS signaling domain-containing protein translates to MNKETYLKQLISHLRHMDKDEEKDIYNEYETHFISGKNEGKSEEEISKHLGNPKMIAKELNASLAIDKVDEKKNAKNILSAILAVMGLGLLNFFIVLVPAFFIFMFLLTLVVFTITLLSAPVFLIIKYITEGVNSIILYDVYMSGLMFGVGLMLLAISIFLCHWILKLTIMYLKWNISIVKGSVHS, encoded by the coding sequence ATGAATAAAGAAACTTATCTAAAACAACTCATAAGTCATTTAAGACATATGGATAAAGATGAGGAAAAGGATATCTATAATGAATACGAAACACATTTTATAAGTGGTAAAAATGAAGGTAAATCAGAAGAAGAGATTTCCAAACATTTAGGAAACCCAAAGATGATTGCTAAAGAATTAAATGCTTCATTGGCTATTGATAAAGTTGATGAGAAAAAGAATGCAAAAAATATTTTGAGTGCTATTTTAGCGGTCATGGGTTTAGGATTACTTAATTTCTTTATTGTATTAGTACCGGCATTCTTTATTTTTATGTTTTTGCTTACTTTAGTTGTATTTACAATCACACTCTTAAGTGCACCAGTATTTTTAATTATTAAATATATTACCGAAGGTGTAAATTCTATTATTTTATATGATGTTTATATGAGTGGTCTCATGTTTGGTGTTGGTTTAATGCTGTTAGCTATTAGCATTTTCTTATGTCATTGGATTCTTAAATTAACGATTATGTATTTAAAATGGAATATCTCAATTGTGAAAGGAAGTGTTCATTCATGA
- a CDS encoding DUF4097 family beta strand repeat-containing protein, whose amino-acid sequence MKKLVLTLFIFGLILSIGFGIGVFSEWKTLASKQDNATKLNKVYKAQINSIDLDVDNSDVEIKRGSTFSTKEKGNSDKKINSDVKNGEWHISDQDHQSNINFRIGYMTKHKLVITVPKAIDQLTVKGDSGDVTIDNIISKKSDVTVDSSDIFLKDSKLGKLKVNNDSGDISTSHIEFTNGKIENDSGDIELSKCVPDQSLYVSNDSGDITLNYQQHPKNTTFIAHNDSGDSNIDNKEFKRHRIGEGDNNVELFNDSGDINVQ is encoded by the coding sequence ATGAAAAAGCTAGTTTTAACGTTATTTATATTTGGACTAATTTTAAGTATTGGTTTTGGTATAGGCGTTTTTTCAGAATGGAAAACATTAGCTTCAAAGCAAGACAATGCCACTAAGTTAAATAAAGTTTATAAAGCACAAATTAATAGTATAGATCTAGATGTTGATAACAGTGATGTTGAAATCAAACGTGGTAGTACGTTCTCAACTAAAGAAAAAGGCAACTCAGATAAGAAAATAAATAGTGATGTAAAAAATGGTGAATGGCATATTAGTGATCAAGACCATCAATCAAATATTAATTTTAGAATTGGTTACATGACAAAGCACAAATTAGTAATCACAGTTCCAAAAGCGATTGATCAATTAACTGTAAAAGGTGACTCTGGTGATGTCACTATCGATAATATAATAAGTAAGAAATCAGATGTTACGGTAGATTCATCAGATATTTTCTTAAAAGATAGTAAACTAGGAAAACTAAAAGTAAACAATGATTCTGGAGATATATCAACAAGTCATATCGAATTCACCAACGGCAAAATAGAAAATGATTCAGGCGATATAGAATTGAGTAAGTGTGTTCCAGATCAATCCTTATATGTATCAAATGATAGTGGAGATATTACTTTGAATTATCAACAGCATCCTAAAAATACTACATTTATTGCACATAATGATTCTGGAGATTCTAACATAGATAACAAAGAATTTAAGCGTCATCGAATTGGAGAAGGGGACAATAACGTCGAGTTGTTTAATGACTCTGGGGATATCAACGTGCAATAA
- a CDS encoding DNA-3-methyladenine glycosylase — MDFKQRSTTDIAKALLGVRVIYQDEHQTYSGYIVETEAYLGIKDRAAHGYGGKRTPKVTSLYQTGGTIYAHVMHTHLLINFVTRDVGVPEGVLIRAIEPEDGIEAMKINRGKSGFEVTNGPGKWTKAFNIPRSIDGATLNQCRLSIDIKHRKYPKSIIESGRIGIPNKGEWTNKPLRYTVKGNPYVSRMKKSDFQNPDDTWK, encoded by the coding sequence ATGGATTTTAAACAACGTAGCACAACGGACATAGCTAAAGCATTACTCGGCGTTCGCGTTATTTACCAAGATGAACACCAAACATATAGTGGCTATATTGTGGAAACAGAAGCTTACCTAGGTATTAAAGATCGTGCTGCTCACGGATATGGTGGAAAGCGCACGCCTAAAGTAACTTCTTTATATCAAACTGGTGGTACGATTTATGCACACGTCATGCATACGCATCTATTAATTAACTTTGTTACAAGAGATGTTGGTGTTCCTGAAGGTGTGCTTATACGCGCAATCGAACCTGAAGATGGTATTGAAGCTATGAAAATCAATCGTGGCAAAAGTGGCTTTGAAGTGACTAATGGCCCTGGAAAATGGACAAAAGCCTTTAATATTCCACGTTCAATTGATGGTGCTACTTTAAATCAATGCCGACTTTCCATCGATATTAAACATCGTAAATACCCTAAATCAATTATTGAAAGTGGACGTATAGGCATACCGAATAAAGGTGAATGGACTAACAAACCACTTCGTTACACAGTTAAAGGGAACCCTTATGTCTCTCGTATGAAGAAATCAGATTTTCAAAATCCTGACGATACTTGGAAATAA
- a CDS encoding DUF805 domain-containing protein has product MREKVGFKASFKLFWSNYFNFKGRSRRSEYWFMQLWHLIFMCPAIILMIIGYPSLFLGAFNESSGALGIGIICIFIGTIYILIYSLATIIPNLAILARRFHDTSRSMLIPIIAFVIGVLLNVFNIVINASGLIDNVGVLITYYIIALICLVLGVYNIVVSCLDSKNEGNQYGPSPKYEVNEPVNEPN; this is encoded by the coding sequence ATGAGAGAAAAAGTTGGTTTTAAAGCATCATTTAAATTATTTTGGTCAAATTATTTTAATTTTAAAGGGAGATCTAGACGTAGCGAGTATTGGTTTATGCAATTATGGCATTTAATCTTTATGTGCCCTGCCATTATACTTATGATTATTGGTTACCCAAGTTTATTCTTAGGTGCATTTAATGAAAGTAGTGGCGCATTAGGTATTGGAATTATTTGTATATTTATAGGGACTATTTATATCCTTATTTATTCATTGGCTACTATAATACCTAATTTGGCCATTTTAGCACGTCGATTCCATGATACTTCTCGTTCAATGTTGATTCCAATCATTGCGTTTGTCATTGGGGTATTATTGAATGTATTTAATATTGTTATTAACGCTAGTGGTCTAATAGATAATGTAGGCGTATTAATCACATATTATATTATCGCTTTAATCTGTCTAGTATTAGGTGTTTATAATATTGTGGTGAGTTGCTTAGATAGTAAAAATGAAGGCAACCAATATGGGCCAAGTCCTAAATATGAAGTGAATGAACCGGTTAACGAACCGAATTAA
- a CDS encoding ABC transporter ATP-binding protein: MSLHIDHVTKKFNQFTAVNDISIHLEKGKMLGFLGRNGAGKTTTFRMILGLSEPTEGHITYDGHAIDQSMYNRIGYLPEERGLHPKMTVEDELTYLATLKGMSKSDIKKNIDYWLKRFAITENRHKRIDALSKGNQQKIQLLASMLHQPELLILDEPFSGLDPVNVELLKSAVKDLNDQGSTIIYSSHRMEHVEELCDDVCILNHGELVVSGDIHDVKASHGYKQVIIETDKSMPDIADIEGVIGFETNKRHIKVTIQDESVAEKIYHHVISHGYVRRFQVLEPSLKDIFIDKVGDLHE; the protein is encoded by the coding sequence ATGTCATTACATATTGATCATGTGACGAAGAAATTCAATCAATTTACGGCAGTCAATGATATTTCTATCCATCTTGAAAAAGGGAAAATGCTTGGCTTTTTAGGACGTAATGGTGCAGGTAAGACAACCACCTTTAGGATGATATTAGGATTAAGCGAACCTACTGAAGGACACATTACATATGATGGTCATGCGATTGATCAGTCAATGTATAATCGAATTGGCTACTTACCAGAAGAACGTGGTTTACATCCTAAAATGACTGTGGAAGATGAACTGACTTATCTTGCAACACTTAAAGGGATGTCTAAATCAGATATTAAGAAAAATATTGATTATTGGCTCAAACGATTTGCTATAACAGAAAATCGTCATAAACGTATTGATGCCTTATCCAAAGGTAATCAACAAAAAATTCAATTATTAGCAAGTATGTTGCATCAACCAGAATTACTGATATTAGATGAACCTTTTAGTGGTTTAGACCCTGTTAATGTTGAATTACTCAAATCAGCTGTAAAAGATTTAAATGATCAAGGTTCAACAATTATTTATAGTTCTCATCGTATGGAACATGTTGAAGAGTTATGTGACGATGTATGTATCTTGAACCATGGTGAACTTGTGGTATCAGGTGACATACATGACGTGAAAGCCTCACATGGTTATAAGCAAGTTATCATTGAAACTGATAAATCAATGCCTGACATAGCTGATATTGAAGGTGTGATAGGTTTTGAAACAAATAAACGTCATATCAAAGTGACGATACAAGATGAATCCGTTGCAGAAAAAATATATCATCATGTCATCTCACATGGCTATGTACGTCGCTTCCAAGTACTAGAACCTTCCCTTAAAGACATCTTTATTGATAAGGTGGGTGATTTACATGAATAA
- a CDS encoding ABC transporter permease, with protein sequence MNKFWATFGLTYKSKVKSKSFIIFMAIVIILMIALSNADKIMDMFKGDGDQIGIVTNSEPIYKAIKQQGNVIDEDASFKKVSKQEAKKQVKNEKLKEAYIIKVKDKQQLSATILSKESVSQEKEQKINGVLTSIQSKLVASQLHLSNNDLKKLQSQSKVDSQVLSDKKDQQLDEGQKLLNLVLVYAILMLMFFIVFNYATQVAMEIATEKTSRVIEMIITSVSPITHIMAKIAGIIAVALTQIVMIVVVAIICIFAFDLKRMLKDFHVSMSHITWQVLIVGLLCMIIGILTYVLLAAILGSLATRIEDINQTLMPLTLFAMIAFYIAIFSMFKPDILLIKITSFIPFLAPFELLVRAQSTELQVWEIIVSILISVVVMFILLWIAVKTYKDSVLTFEKGLFNTIKKVMKK encoded by the coding sequence ATGAATAAATTTTGGGCTACATTTGGACTCACATATAAAAGTAAAGTGAAATCTAAATCTTTTATCATCTTCATGGCGATTGTCATTATTTTAATGATAGCATTATCCAATGCTGACAAAATCATGGATATGTTTAAAGGTGACGGTGATCAAATCGGTATCGTAACGAATAGTGAGCCAATATACAAAGCCATTAAACAACAAGGAAATGTGATTGATGAAGATGCTTCATTTAAAAAGGTAAGTAAACAAGAAGCGAAGAAACAAGTGAAAAATGAAAAGTTAAAAGAAGCCTATATCATTAAGGTGAAAGATAAACAACAGTTATCAGCAACTATCTTGAGTAAAGAAAGTGTCTCACAAGAAAAAGAGCAAAAAATAAATGGGGTACTGACATCGATTCAATCTAAACTAGTCGCATCGCAACTACATTTAAGTAACAATGATTTGAAAAAATTACAGTCCCAAAGTAAGGTTGACAGTCAAGTCCTCTCAGATAAGAAAGATCAGCAACTGGATGAAGGTCAAAAACTACTTAATTTAGTTCTAGTATATGCGATTCTAATGTTGATGTTCTTTATTGTTTTCAATTACGCAACACAAGTTGCAATGGAAATTGCCACAGAAAAAACATCAAGAGTCATTGAAATGATTATTACGAGTGTATCTCCAATCACTCATATTATGGCTAAGATTGCAGGGATTATCGCTGTCGCTTTAACACAAATTGTAATGATTGTTGTAGTTGCTATCATTTGTATCTTTGCCTTTGATTTAAAACGAATGTTAAAAGACTTTCATGTATCCATGAGTCATATCACTTGGCAAGTTTTAATCGTAGGATTGTTATGTATGATTATCGGAATATTAACATACGTGTTGCTAGCGGCAATATTAGGTTCTTTAGCAACAAGAATTGAAGATATTAACCAAACATTAATGCCATTAACTTTATTTGCAATGATTGCTTTTTATATTGCGATATTCAGTATGTTTAAACCTGACATTTTATTAATAAAAATAACTAGCTTTATACCTTTTTTAGCACCTTTTGAATTGTTAGTACGTGCCCAATCGACTGAGTTACAAGTTTGGGAAATCATCGTTAGTATATTAATATCAGTTGTAGTGATGTTTATTTTATTATGGATCGCCGTTAAAACATATAAAGATTCTGTATTAACTTTTGAAAAAGGACTATTTAATACCATTAAAAAGGTAATGAAAAAATAA